A single window of Salvia splendens isolate huo1 chromosome 6, SspV2, whole genome shotgun sequence DNA harbors:
- the LOC121806596 gene encoding myosin ID heavy chain-like: MSRLNSNRRIQIDTSEPRYDEGDDQTVDDSSNAAEDLDPFMGVKVRRKASRLRDFQGDYIDIQSRPHLMKILEKQGDRKVLFADKVIKFTGSGKMKRRILLVTDFAIYIADPETDALKRRIALAAVEKLCLSELSDNFFAIIIPTEYDLLMASTRKTEIVTVLVDATKSASDYELEVALSNRFEYSAAADVVKEVQFKEVEGGVKTRIVQK; this comes from the exons ATGTCGCGATTGAATTCGAACCGTCGGATCCAAATTGATACCTCGGAGCCTCGGTACGATGAAGGCGACGATCAAACCGTAGACGACAGCAGTAATGCGGCGGAGGATCTAGATCCCTTCATGGGAGTCAAAGTCAGACGGAAAGCCTCTCGCCTTCGGGATTTTCAGGGTGATTATATCGATATTCAGTCCAGACCTCATCTTATGAAGATTCTCGAGAAACAAG GTGACAGAAAAGTCCTATTCGCTGACAAAGTTATAAAGTTCACTGGTTCGGGCAAGATGAAACGCCGTATACTTCTCGTAACTGATTTTGCCATCTACATTGCGGATCCAGAGACTGATGCACTAAAAAGAAGGATAGCCCTTGCTGCTGTTGAGAAACTGTGTTTAAGTGAACTGAGCGACAATTTCTTTGCCATCATTATTCCCACTGAATATGACCTCCTCATGGCTAGTACTAGAAAGACGGAAATTGTGACGGTCTTAGTGGATGCTACAAAGAGTGCCTCGGACTATGAACTCGAGGTTGCCTTATCTAACAG ATTTGAGTACAGTGCAGCTGCAGACGTAGTGAAGGAAGTTCAATTCAAGGAAGTAGAAG GTGGTGTTAAAACAAGAATTGTTCAGAAATGA
- the LOC121807744 gene encoding hevamine-A-like: MGSLLPLLLLLLLVFIAPLSNGCGITIYWGQNGNEGTLQAACATNNYKYVAVAFLTTFGNGQTPVLNLAGHCDPPSGTCSIFANQIRYCQSLGIKVLLSLGGAIGNYGISSTQDAQQVAAYLWTSYLSGSGGPLGNAALDGVDFDIEYPTSTLHWDDLARAIAAYSTPQRKIYLSAAPQCIIPDRNLDVAIKTGLFDYVWVQFYNNPPCDYSGGAASLIKSWNDWSALLPAGNELFLGLPAAPGAAGSGYIYPENLKSEILPVIRETPNYGGVMLWNRYNDVNSGYSSQIIEDVCPPALGKFEELVISQVI, from the exons ATGGGGTCTCTTCTTccactcctcctcctcctcctcctcgtcttcaTCGCCCCATTGTCGAATGGGTGTGGTATCACAATCTACTGGGGCCAAAACGGGAACGAAGGCACGCTACAGGCCGCCTGCGCCACCAACAACTACAAATATGTGGCCGTCGCCTTCCTAACCACCTTCGGCAACGGCCAAACCCCCGTTCTCAACTTGGCCGGCCACTGCGATCCTCCCTCCGGCACCTGCTCCATCTTCGCCAACCAAATCCGCTACTGCCAGAGCCTTGGCATCAAG GTGCTCCTATCCCTCGGCGGCGCAATCGGCAACTACGGCATCTCCTCCACGCAGGACGCCCAACAAGTCGCCGCCTATCTATGGACCTCGTAcctgtccggctccggcgggccCCTCGGCAACGCGGCCCTCGACGGCGTCGACTTCGACATCGAGTACCCGACCTCCACCCTACACTGGGACGACCTAGCCAGGGCGATCGCCGCCTACAGCACCCCCCAAAGGAAAATCTACCTATCCGCGGCGCCCCAGTGCATCATCCCGGACCGGAACCTCGACGTCGCCATCAAAACCGGGCTCTTCGACTACGTGTGGGTGCAGTTCTACAACAACCCGCCCTGCGACTACAGCGGTGGCGCGGCCAGCTTGATCAAGTCGTGGAACGACTGGAGCGCGCTGCTGCCGGCAGGGAACGAGCTGTTCCTGGGGCTGCCGGCGGCGCCCGGGGCGGCGGGGTCGGGATACATTTACCCTGAGAACCTGAAGAGCGAGATTCTGCCGGTGATAAGGGAGACGCCCAACTATGGAGGGGTGATGCTGTGGAATAGGTACAATGATGTTAACAGTGGGTACAGCTCGCAAATTATCGAAGATGTATGCCCTCCGGCGCTCGGAAAATTTGAAGAATTGGTCATCTCTCAAGTCATTTGA
- the LOC121807745 gene encoding acidic endochitinase-like, translating into MASHFLASLLLLSLLTSASAAGIATYWGQRGDEGSLTDACNSGLYQYVNIAFLSTFGGGRIPKLNLGGHCNTDFGTCTGLSAEIRTCQALGIKVLLSLGGATTDTYSLSSPDDAAQVAAYLWDNYLGGSSATRPLGDAVLDGIDFDIEKGTNQPWDELAKALSQRKVILSAAPQCPIPDANLGPAIETGLFDYVWVQFYNNPQCDYSGGLDGVLDSWNKWVAAVPRGQVFIGVPATADAATSGHIPPEVMKSQVLPAIKNAGNYGGVMVWNKFYDTGFSAAISPNL; encoded by the coding sequence ATGGCATCCCATTTTCTCGCCTCCCTCCTCCTTCTCTCCCTCCTCACCTCTGCCTCCGCCGCCGGAATCGCCACCTATTGGGGCCAGCGCGGCGATGAGGGTTCCCTCACCGACGCATGCAACTCCGGCCTCTACCAATACGTCAACATCGCCTTCCTAAGCACCTTCGGCGGCGGTAGAATCCCCAAACTCAACCTCGGCGGCCACTGCAACACCGACTTTGGTACGTGCACGGGCTTAAGTGCCGAGATCCGCACGTGCCAAGCCCTTGGCATCAAGGTGCTCCTCTCCCTTGGCGGCGCCACCACCGACACTTACTCCCTCTCCTCCCCCGACGACGCGGCGCAGGTCGCCGCCTATCTATGGGACAACTACCTCGGCGGCAGCTCCGCCACCAGGCCATTGGGCGACGCCGTCCTCGACGGCATCGACTTCGACATCGAGAAGGGCACGAACCAGCCCTGGGATGAGCTGGCCAAAGCCCTCTCACAGAGGAAGGTGATCCTTTCTGCTGCGCCGCAGTGCCCGATTCCCGATGCGAACCTGGGTCCGGCCATCGAGACGGGGCTTTTCGATTACGTTTGGGTGCAGTTTTACAACAATCCGCAGTGTGATTACAGCGGTGGACTTGACGGAGTTCTTGACAGCTGGAACAAGTGGGTGGCGGCGGTGCCCAGGGGCCAGGTGTTTATCGGAGTGCCAGCGACGGCCGATGCGGCGACAAGCGGACACATTCCACCAGAGGTGATGAAATCGCAGGTGTTGCCGGCGATCAAGAATGCGGGAAATTATGGAGGGGTGATGGTGTGGAATAAGTTCTATGATACGGGATTTAGTGCAGCCATTTCGCCCAATCTCTGA
- the LOC121807743 gene encoding plastidial pyruvate kinase 2-like isoform X1 — MAQVVATRLIHASLVANPGSITPQSCAEKLKPSCGFRAKVLAQTERRRSRRGAVHVSGAPVVARRSAAEVVPVSPEDVVKAVVQNQFSQVIPQLGDTSLGVWSKPMVRRKTKIVCTIGPSTDTKEMIWKLAEAGMNVARLNMSHGDHASHQKVIDLVKEYNAQVKDNVIAIMLDTKGPEVRSGDLPQPITLVPGQEFTFTIRRGVGTADCVSVNYDDFVNDVEDGDMLLVDGGMMSFLVKSKNEDSVKCEVVDGGELKSRRHLNVRGKSATLPSITDKDWDDIKFGVDNKVDFYAVSFVKDAAVVHALKNYLKDAGADIHVIVKIESADSIPNLHSIITASDGAMVARGDLGAELPIEEVPLLQEEIISICRSMGKAVIVATNMLESMIVHPTPTRAEVSDIAIAVKEGADAVMLSGETAHGKFPLKAVKVMHTVSLRTEATTVGAQTPPNLGLAFENHMSEMFAFHATMMSNTLGTSIVVFTRTGFMAVLLSHYRPSGTIFAFTNDKRVQQRLALYQGVCPIHMNFLEDADETFANALDLLQKQGMVKKGEEIALVQSGKQPIWRFQSTHNIQVRKV, encoded by the exons ATGGCGCAAGTGGTGGCGACGCGGTTGATTCATGCTTCATTGGTGGCCAATCCTGGCTCTATCACTCCACAGAGCTGCGCGGAGAAGCTGAAGCCGAGCTGTGGCTTTAGAGCTAAGGTTCTGGCTCAAAcagagaggaggaggagccgcCGCGGAGCTGTGCATGTCAGCGGCGCGCCGGTCGTGGCGAGGAGATCTGCTGCGGAAGTTGTTCCGGTATCTCCTGAAGATGTAGTTAAG GCTGTAGTTCAAAATCAGTTTTCGCAGGTGATTCCCCAACTTGGTGACACATCTTTGGGTGTGTGGTCTAAGCCTATGGTTAGACGCAAGACAAAGATTGTTTGCACAATAGGCCCCTCGACTGACACTAAGGAAATGATATGGAAGCTGGCTGAGGCTGGTATGAACGTTGCTCGTCTTAATATGTCCCATGGAGATCATGCATCCCACCAGAAAGTAATTGATTTGGTTAAAGAATATAACGCTCAAGTGAAGGACAATGTTATTGCCATCATGCTTGACACCAAG GGTCCTGAGGTTAGAAGTGGTGATTTACCTCAACCAATTACATTGGTGCCGGGTCAGGAATTTACTTTTACAATTCGAAGAGGAGTTGGGACTGCAGATTGTGTTAGTGTCAACTATGATGATTTCGTTAACGATGTTGAAGATGGGGACATGCTTCTCGTTGATG GTGGTATGATGTCCTTTTTAGTAAAATCAAAGAATGAAGACTCAGTGAAATGTGAAGTTGTTGATGGAGGAGAACTTAAATCTCGTCGACATCTTAATGTTCGGGGAAAAAGTGCAACACTTCCATCCATTACTG ATAAAGACTGGGATGATATTAAATTTGGAGTCGACAATAAAGTTGACTTTTACGCTGTTTCCTTTGTCAAGGATGCTGCTGTGGTCCATGCACTAAAGAACTATCTCAAAG ATGCTGGTGCAGATATTCACGTCATTGTGAAAATTGAAAGTGCAGATTCCATACCTAACTTGCATTCAATCATTACTGCATCTGATGGG GCAATGGTTGCCAGAGGGGATCTTGGTGCAGAGTTGCCAATTGAAGAAGTCCCTTTATTACAG GAAGAAATTATCAGCATATGTCGAAGTATGGGAAAAGCAGTCATAGTGGCAACAAATATGCTTGAAAGCATGATTGTACATCCTACTCCTACACGAGCAGAGGTTTCGGATATTGCTATTGCTGTCAAGGAAGGTGCCGATGCAGTTATGCTTTCAGGGGAAACTGCGCATGGGAA GTTCCCTCTGAAAGCTGTCAAGGTCATGCACACGGTCTCTTTGAGGACTGAGGCTACTACAGTGGGTGCACAAACTCCTCCAAATCTAGGACTAGCCTTCGAG AATCATATGAGCGAAATGTTTGCATTCCATGCGACAATGATGTCGAACACACTTGGAACTTCAATTGTTGTCTTCACCAGGACAGGCTTCATGGCAGTTCTCCTCAGCCATTACCGGCCATCTGGCACAATTTTTGCTTTCACAAATGA CAAGAGAGTACAACAGAGATTGGCTTTGTACCAGGGGGTTTGCCCCATTCACATGAACTTCTTGGAAGATGCTGACGAGACATTTGCAAATGCATTGGATTTATTGCAG AAGCAAGGAATGGTGAAAAAGGGTGAGGAGATTGCACTTGTACAGAGTGGCAAACAGCCGATCTGGCGGTTCCAGTCCACACATAACATTCAGGTCAGGAAAGTGTAG
- the LOC121807743 gene encoding plastidial pyruvate kinase 2-like isoform X3 produces MAQVVATRLIHASLVANPGSITPQSCAEKLKPSCGFRAKVLAQTERRRSRRGAVHVSGAPVVARRSAAEVVPVSPEDVVKVIPQLGDTSLGVWSKPMVRRKTKIVCTIGPSTDTKEMIWKLAEAGMNVARLNMSHGDHASHQKVIDLVKEYNAQVKDNVIAIMLDTKGPEVRSGDLPQPITLVPGQEFTFTIRRGVGTADCVSVNYDDFVNDVEDGDMLLVDGGMMSFLVKSKNEDSVKCEVVDGGELKSRRHLNVRGKSATLPSITDKDWDDIKFGVDNKVDFYAVSFVKDAAVVHALKNYLKDAGADIHVIVKIESADSIPNLHSIITASDGAMVARGDLGAELPIEEVPLLQEEIISICRSMGKAVIVATNMLESMIVHPTPTRAEVSDIAIAVKEGADAVMLSGETAHGKFPLKAVKVMHTVSLRTEATTVGAQTPPNLGLAFENHMSEMFAFHATMMSNTLGTSIVVFTRTGFMAVLLSHYRPSGTIFAFTNDKRVQQRLALYQGVCPIHMNFLEDADETFANALDLLQKQGMVKKGEEIALVQSGKQPIWRFQSTHNIQVRKV; encoded by the exons ATGGCGCAAGTGGTGGCGACGCGGTTGATTCATGCTTCATTGGTGGCCAATCCTGGCTCTATCACTCCACAGAGCTGCGCGGAGAAGCTGAAGCCGAGCTGTGGCTTTAGAGCTAAGGTTCTGGCTCAAAcagagaggaggaggagccgcCGCGGAGCTGTGCATGTCAGCGGCGCGCCGGTCGTGGCGAGGAGATCTGCTGCGGAAGTTGTTCCGGTATCTCCTGAAGATGTAGTTAAG GTGATTCCCCAACTTGGTGACACATCTTTGGGTGTGTGGTCTAAGCCTATGGTTAGACGCAAGACAAAGATTGTTTGCACAATAGGCCCCTCGACTGACACTAAGGAAATGATATGGAAGCTGGCTGAGGCTGGTATGAACGTTGCTCGTCTTAATATGTCCCATGGAGATCATGCATCCCACCAGAAAGTAATTGATTTGGTTAAAGAATATAACGCTCAAGTGAAGGACAATGTTATTGCCATCATGCTTGACACCAAG GGTCCTGAGGTTAGAAGTGGTGATTTACCTCAACCAATTACATTGGTGCCGGGTCAGGAATTTACTTTTACAATTCGAAGAGGAGTTGGGACTGCAGATTGTGTTAGTGTCAACTATGATGATTTCGTTAACGATGTTGAAGATGGGGACATGCTTCTCGTTGATG GTGGTATGATGTCCTTTTTAGTAAAATCAAAGAATGAAGACTCAGTGAAATGTGAAGTTGTTGATGGAGGAGAACTTAAATCTCGTCGACATCTTAATGTTCGGGGAAAAAGTGCAACACTTCCATCCATTACTG ATAAAGACTGGGATGATATTAAATTTGGAGTCGACAATAAAGTTGACTTTTACGCTGTTTCCTTTGTCAAGGATGCTGCTGTGGTCCATGCACTAAAGAACTATCTCAAAG ATGCTGGTGCAGATATTCACGTCATTGTGAAAATTGAAAGTGCAGATTCCATACCTAACTTGCATTCAATCATTACTGCATCTGATGGG GCAATGGTTGCCAGAGGGGATCTTGGTGCAGAGTTGCCAATTGAAGAAGTCCCTTTATTACAG GAAGAAATTATCAGCATATGTCGAAGTATGGGAAAAGCAGTCATAGTGGCAACAAATATGCTTGAAAGCATGATTGTACATCCTACTCCTACACGAGCAGAGGTTTCGGATATTGCTATTGCTGTCAAGGAAGGTGCCGATGCAGTTATGCTTTCAGGGGAAACTGCGCATGGGAA GTTCCCTCTGAAAGCTGTCAAGGTCATGCACACGGTCTCTTTGAGGACTGAGGCTACTACAGTGGGTGCACAAACTCCTCCAAATCTAGGACTAGCCTTCGAG AATCATATGAGCGAAATGTTTGCATTCCATGCGACAATGATGTCGAACACACTTGGAACTTCAATTGTTGTCTTCACCAGGACAGGCTTCATGGCAGTTCTCCTCAGCCATTACCGGCCATCTGGCACAATTTTTGCTTTCACAAATGA CAAGAGAGTACAACAGAGATTGGCTTTGTACCAGGGGGTTTGCCCCATTCACATGAACTTCTTGGAAGATGCTGACGAGACATTTGCAAATGCATTGGATTTATTGCAG AAGCAAGGAATGGTGAAAAAGGGTGAGGAGATTGCACTTGTACAGAGTGGCAAACAGCCGATCTGGCGGTTCCAGTCCACACATAACATTCAGGTCAGGAAAGTGTAG
- the LOC121807743 gene encoding plastidial pyruvate kinase 2-like isoform X2, which yields MAQVVATRLIHASLVANPGSITPQSCAEKLKPSCGFRAKVLAQTERRRSRRGAVHVSGAPVVARRSAAEVVPVSPEDVVKFSQVIPQLGDTSLGVWSKPMVRRKTKIVCTIGPSTDTKEMIWKLAEAGMNVARLNMSHGDHASHQKVIDLVKEYNAQVKDNVIAIMLDTKGPEVRSGDLPQPITLVPGQEFTFTIRRGVGTADCVSVNYDDFVNDVEDGDMLLVDGGMMSFLVKSKNEDSVKCEVVDGGELKSRRHLNVRGKSATLPSITDKDWDDIKFGVDNKVDFYAVSFVKDAAVVHALKNYLKDAGADIHVIVKIESADSIPNLHSIITASDGAMVARGDLGAELPIEEVPLLQEEIISICRSMGKAVIVATNMLESMIVHPTPTRAEVSDIAIAVKEGADAVMLSGETAHGKFPLKAVKVMHTVSLRTEATTVGAQTPPNLGLAFENHMSEMFAFHATMMSNTLGTSIVVFTRTGFMAVLLSHYRPSGTIFAFTNDKRVQQRLALYQGVCPIHMNFLEDADETFANALDLLQKQGMVKKGEEIALVQSGKQPIWRFQSTHNIQVRKV from the exons ATGGCGCAAGTGGTGGCGACGCGGTTGATTCATGCTTCATTGGTGGCCAATCCTGGCTCTATCACTCCACAGAGCTGCGCGGAGAAGCTGAAGCCGAGCTGTGGCTTTAGAGCTAAGGTTCTGGCTCAAAcagagaggaggaggagccgcCGCGGAGCTGTGCATGTCAGCGGCGCGCCGGTCGTGGCGAGGAGATCTGCTGCGGAAGTTGTTCCGGTATCTCCTGAAGATGTAGTTAAG TTTTCGCAGGTGATTCCCCAACTTGGTGACACATCTTTGGGTGTGTGGTCTAAGCCTATGGTTAGACGCAAGACAAAGATTGTTTGCACAATAGGCCCCTCGACTGACACTAAGGAAATGATATGGAAGCTGGCTGAGGCTGGTATGAACGTTGCTCGTCTTAATATGTCCCATGGAGATCATGCATCCCACCAGAAAGTAATTGATTTGGTTAAAGAATATAACGCTCAAGTGAAGGACAATGTTATTGCCATCATGCTTGACACCAAG GGTCCTGAGGTTAGAAGTGGTGATTTACCTCAACCAATTACATTGGTGCCGGGTCAGGAATTTACTTTTACAATTCGAAGAGGAGTTGGGACTGCAGATTGTGTTAGTGTCAACTATGATGATTTCGTTAACGATGTTGAAGATGGGGACATGCTTCTCGTTGATG GTGGTATGATGTCCTTTTTAGTAAAATCAAAGAATGAAGACTCAGTGAAATGTGAAGTTGTTGATGGAGGAGAACTTAAATCTCGTCGACATCTTAATGTTCGGGGAAAAAGTGCAACACTTCCATCCATTACTG ATAAAGACTGGGATGATATTAAATTTGGAGTCGACAATAAAGTTGACTTTTACGCTGTTTCCTTTGTCAAGGATGCTGCTGTGGTCCATGCACTAAAGAACTATCTCAAAG ATGCTGGTGCAGATATTCACGTCATTGTGAAAATTGAAAGTGCAGATTCCATACCTAACTTGCATTCAATCATTACTGCATCTGATGGG GCAATGGTTGCCAGAGGGGATCTTGGTGCAGAGTTGCCAATTGAAGAAGTCCCTTTATTACAG GAAGAAATTATCAGCATATGTCGAAGTATGGGAAAAGCAGTCATAGTGGCAACAAATATGCTTGAAAGCATGATTGTACATCCTACTCCTACACGAGCAGAGGTTTCGGATATTGCTATTGCTGTCAAGGAAGGTGCCGATGCAGTTATGCTTTCAGGGGAAACTGCGCATGGGAA GTTCCCTCTGAAAGCTGTCAAGGTCATGCACACGGTCTCTTTGAGGACTGAGGCTACTACAGTGGGTGCACAAACTCCTCCAAATCTAGGACTAGCCTTCGAG AATCATATGAGCGAAATGTTTGCATTCCATGCGACAATGATGTCGAACACACTTGGAACTTCAATTGTTGTCTTCACCAGGACAGGCTTCATGGCAGTTCTCCTCAGCCATTACCGGCCATCTGGCACAATTTTTGCTTTCACAAATGA CAAGAGAGTACAACAGAGATTGGCTTTGTACCAGGGGGTTTGCCCCATTCACATGAACTTCTTGGAAGATGCTGACGAGACATTTGCAAATGCATTGGATTTATTGCAG AAGCAAGGAATGGTGAAAAAGGGTGAGGAGATTGCACTTGTACAGAGTGGCAAACAGCCGATCTGGCGGTTCCAGTCCACACATAACATTCAGGTCAGGAAAGTGTAG
- the LOC121807746 gene encoding reticulon-like protein B2: MADHAGEHEKHESESLIEKITEKLHGSESSSSDSDGDDGIKSAASAVKSKIYRLFGREKSIHKVLGGGKHADILLWRNKKVSAGVLGVATLIWVLFELLEYHLLALVCHILICGLAIVFLWSNASSFINKSRPRIPEVVIPEDIVRDVASAFRSEINFTLATLQEIASGKDVKSFLAVIAGLWVLSVLGSCVNFLTLFYIGFVVLHSVPLLYEKYEDQVDAFAEKAEVELKKQYAVFHSQVLSKIPRGPLKDKKFL; the protein is encoded by the exons ATGGCCGATCACGCCGGCGAGCATGAGAAGCACGAGTCCGAATCTCTGATCGAAAAGATCACAGAGAAATTGCACGGCTCTGAATCATCGTCCTCGGATTCGGACGGCGACGACGGCATTAAATCTGCCGCCTCCGCCGTCAAGTCCAAGATCTACCGCCTGTTCGGCCGCGAAAAGTCCATCCACAAAGTTCTAGGCGGTGGAAAAC ATGCTGATATTTTGCTATGGAGGAACAAGAAAGTATCAGCTGGCGTGCTTGGTGTTGCAACACTGATTTGGGTGCTCTTTGAATTGCTCGAGTACCATTTGTTAGCGCTAGTGTGCCATATCCTGATCTGTGGTCTAGCAATCGTTTTTCTGTGGTCAAATGCATCCTCTTTTATCAACAA ATCTCGTCCTAGGATCCCTGAAGTTGTTATCCCCGAGGATATTGTTCGCGATGTAGCTTCTGCCTTCCGGAGTGAAATCAATTTCACTCTTGCCACCCTCCAAGAGATTGCATCAGGGAAAGATGTGAAGAGCTTCCTTGCA GTGATTGCTGGACTGTGGGTTCTTTCTGTACTAGGAAGCTGCGTCAACTTCCTCACCTTGTTCTACATCG GTTTCGTTGTGTTGCACTCAGTGCCTCTGCTTTATGAAAAATACGAGGATCAGGTGGACGCTTTTGCGGAGAAAGCTGAGGTGGAGCTGAAGAAACAGTACGCCGTGTTCCATTCCCAGGTGTTGAGTAAAATTCCGAGAGGGCCATTGAAGGATAAGAAGTTCCTGTAA
- the LOC121806530 gene encoding trafficking protein particle complex subunit 1-like, translating to MQFFGGTEISPSPPVPTASGNNGNMMYIFNRNGVCLLYREWNRPLKTLSSQQDHKLMFGLLFSLKSLTAKMDPTSAEKGNLGVPQLPGQGCSFHSFRTNTYKLSFMESPSGIKLILVTHPRTGDLRDSLKYIYNLYVEYVVKNPLYTPGTPIRSELFNKTVDQYVRGLG from the exons ATGCAGTTCTTCGGCGGCACAGAAATCAGTCCATCTCCTCCGGTGCCGACCGCATCCGGCAACAACGGCAACATGATGTACATATTCAACAGAAACGGAGTGTGCCTTCTCTACAGGGAATGGAATCGCCCGCTCAAGACTCTCAGCTCGCAGCAAGATCACAAGCTCATGTTCGGACTCCTCTTCTCCCTCAAATCGTTGACTGCAAAGATGGATCCCACCAG TGCTGAAAAGGGGAATCTTGGGGTACCTCAGCTGCCGGGGCAAGGTTGTTCCTTCCACAGCTTCCGAACGAATACGTATAAACTGAGTTTCATGGAGAGTCCTTCTGGGATTAAG CTAATTCTAGTCACTCACCCGAGAACGGGCGATCTGAGAGATTCCTTGAAGTACATTTATAATTTGTACGTTGAGTATGTTGTCAAGAATCCATTATATACTCCAGGAACTCCCATAAG ATCTGAGCTATTTAACAAAACTGTTGATCAGTATGTCCGAGGCCTCGGTTGA
- the LOC121809589 gene encoding protein SGT1 homolog, which produces MESADLEKKAKEAFIDDHFELAADLYSQAIALSPNSADLFVDRAQANIKLQNFTEAVADANKAIELDPSIAKAYLRKGVACIKLEEYQTAKTALENGATLAPADSRFTKLIEECDQRIAEEAQELPTKLAEKPSTGVVTPNNLPPAVELSSQEKAVSTTRLKYRHEFYQKPEEVVVTIFAKRIPANCVVVDFGEQILSVTIEVPGEEAYHFQPRLFGKIVPSKSRYEVMSTKTEIRLAKADAVHWTCLEFKRDTAVVQKVNVPTGNEKPTYPSSKPKRVDWDKLEAQVKKEEKDEKLDGDAALNKFFRDIYKDSDEDTRRAMQKSFVESNGTVLSTNWKEVGTKKVEGSAPDGMELKNWEH; this is translated from the exons ATGGAGTCTGCGGATCTGGAGAAGAAGGCCAAGGAAGCGTTCATTGATGATCATTTTGAACTGGCAGCTGACCTCTACTCTCAGGCGATTGCTTTGAGCCCTAACAGCGCTGACCTCTTCGTTGACCGCGCTCAGGCCAATATCAAGCTCCAAAACTTCACCG AGGCTGTTGCTGATGCAAACAAAGCAATTGAGTTGGATCCTTCAATTGCAAAAGCATATCTGCGTAAAGG TGTTGCATGCATCAAGCTTGAAGAGTACCAGACTGCCAAGACAGCACTGGAAAATGGTGCAACTTTGGCACCTGCAGATTCCAGGTTCACTAAATTGATCGAAGAATGTGATCAGCGTATCGCAG AGGAAGCACAAGAATTGCCTACAAAACTGGCTGAAAAACCTTCAACAGGTGTGGTTACTCCAAATAATTTGCCACCAGCAGTTGAGTTGTCCAGCCAAGAAAAAGCAGTATCGACTACTAGGCTGAAATACAG GCATGAATTCTATCAAAAACCAGAGGAAGTTGTCGTAACAATATTTGCAAAACGTATACCAGCAAACTGTGTTGTGGTTGACTTTGGAGAACAAATT CTTAGTGTTACCATTGAGGTGCCTGGTGAAGAGGCATATCATTTTCAACCTCGGTTATTTGGAAAG ATTGTTCCCTCAAAGAGTAGATATGAAGTCATGTCTACCAAAACCGAGATCAGACTTGCCAAGGCAGACGCTGTACACTGGACTTGCCTTGAATTTAAGAGGGACACTGCTGTAGTCCAGAAAGTGAATGTGCCTACAG GCAATGAGAAACCCACATATCCCTCCTCCAAACCGAAACGAGTAGATTGGGATAAACTCGAAGCTCAAGTTAAAAAGGAG GAAAAGGACGAAAAGCTCGATGGTGATGCAGCACTGAACAAGTTTTTCAGAGACATATACAAGGATTCAGATGAAGATACAAGAAGGGCCATGCAGAAATCATTC GTAGAGTCAAATGGGACGGTGCTATCAACCAACTGGAAAGAGGTTGGCACGAAAAAGGTCGAAGGAAGCGCGCCTGACGGCATGGAGCTGAAGAACTGGGAACACTGA